In the genome of Eschrichtius robustus isolate mEscRob2 chromosome 2, mEscRob2.pri, whole genome shotgun sequence, the window GACGAAAATCCCTTTCACTTCGTCAGCGTCCTTCTCTGAAAACCCTGCAAAGGACAGAGACCCTGCGTGAGACGGACGCTGCCAACCCCACACCAGAGCCCTGGCAAGGCTACATCTCATCAGCAGGAAGAGCTCCTCGGGCCAAACGTGGCCTTTCAAGGGGGACGATCTCACAGGAGGAATGGAAGCCGGGCTCCGGGGCTCCCGGGCTGGACTGACCCCCTGAACCCAGGGCGCCCGCCCAGCGGCCTCACCGAACTGCTGCAGCGAGTACACGGCGTCCTGCATGTGGATCCAGAAGCGCAGCCGCCCCAGTGAGATCTTGTCGTAGGACACGGTGAGGGGCAGCTCGGTGGTGGAGCGGTTGATGACCTGCGGGGAGGGCGCCGTGAGAGCCCAGCCCCACGCACGCTGCTCTGCTCGGACCCAAGGCCAAgtctcccctgccctgccctcccctcccgtggggccccagccccagctcgCAGCACCGGCAGGGCGCTCCCCCCCAGGAAGCCCTGGCACCCTGACCTCCCGCCCACCACCCGGGCCCTACGCATCTCTCGCGACCACAGCCCCGGGCGCTGGCGCCTCCTGGGCAGGAGCTGGGGGCCCGCTCGAGCGGCCGAGCCGAGCACAGGCCCGAGGGAGCCCTGGCTACTCACCATGAGGTCCCTGACCCGGTTGCTGAGCTGGTCGATGAACAGGATGGGCAGGTAGTGCACCGCCTCCCCCAGCTGGACCCTGGGGGTCAGAGCCGTTTCAAGGTCACGGCGAGCTCCCGTGCCCCCAGGACTGAAGGCAGCCCCAAGACGCGGGGTTGCCTCACAGAACTCATCCCCCCGCACCTTCAGTGGCTTCTGGTCACAACAGTCCCAGGACACGCCTGCCCAGGGCAGCAGGGGCGCCATGAGCTACGTTCTTGCCCTGCACAGCTGCCACCAGGAGGAGGTGGGTGAGGAGGTGGGCACCAGGCGCACAGTGGGACACCACTCAGGACGCGAGGGGAAGCAAGGGGCCGCGTGTGCGCCGACACGGGGCAGCCCGCGACGTGCTGAGAAGTGAATAGCCATCTACCCTCCACGCCTGGCCTTCACCCCATGACCCTTCTGTGCCTTTCACACTCTCAACCATGTGAATTGTATCACGTGTTCAGAAATTAGACTTTAGTTTTACAAAAGGGAAAACCTCATGACACCACCACAGGACCCACTGAAGACTGAAGAAGGAAACAATTCTCATCAGAGCCATCTCTAGGCGCTATGTGACGACCCAGTGACAGGCTGTGATCTCACAGCGGGGCTCCCTGAAGTGCAGAGACACGGGATCATCTAAGTCAGTGAATTTTAACAGTCATGCTTACGATAGCAAGTGATGGGGACAGAACAACCTAACAATCAATTTTTAAGCAAAGGTAATCGAGTCAGAGCTAACAGGACGCAGACAGGACAGAACCTCCTGTGCAGGGTGCAGAGTGACAGGGTCTCATCAAGGCTCTGCATCTTCCCTTCCAGCTTTCGCCAAGAGCAAAGGGCAAGATGACTGCCTGCCGTGTCATCGTTtcccttccatgtcctggcggcAGCCGTGATCAGCAAGGCCCCCAGGGAGGAGGGACAGGCTGGGGTGCTCCAGGAAGCACCCCAGGCCCCTCGTCACAGAGAGGGCTCAGGAACGCGGGTGCGGCCCATCTGCTTCAGGATTCTGGCCGGCCACaatccctccaccccccacccaccaGGTCACCCCTTTGCTGTCCGCTCAGGGAGTGAACGAGCGACGCGCAAGGCCGGGCAAGTGAACGTGAACTACGGCGGCCTTCCCACCGCCTGGGCCTCAGCTCAGCGGCCAGACCAGCGGCACTTACATCTTCATGTACCGATGCACGTCTGCGGGCAGGGAGGCCCCGTCAAAGACGAAGTCATCCACCATCACGTTCAGGGTCAGCCTTGGTCTCCAGTGAGACACGGGTTCGTCCAGGGCACTTGTTGGCCTCTTCTCAGCCTCGATCTGCTGCTACACGTAAGGGCTGACTTAGCGGGAAAAGACCAAGGCTGGGGCGGGAGGGGCCGGGGGGGTCTGAGGCAGCAGGGCGCTGGCACCTTCATCGCGGAGCAGCCCACGAGCCGAGAGCACAGCCGGAAGCAGGGCCAGCGGGGCACGGGAGGACCCACGCTGCCAGCTCCCCGACTCTCATACCCGCACTTCCTTCTCGCAACAGACGCCAAAGGGGTGCTGTTTCGCACCATGGGGTCCTGGATCTCACTGCCTCCTGTTTCGGGCCCTCGTCTGGAGCAGGGATCCCGAGAAGGACAAGCCTCCGGCACATCTGCAGGAGGTGCTGGAGCTGAGAGCCCCGCCCTCTGCAAGGAGGCTGAAGGGAGGTGCTTCTAAACCAGCGCCACCCAGCTGTCTGGAAAGGGGCATGTCCACGTCTAGGGAACAAGCCTAAAGCTACAGAACTCAGAAACAAACTCTGCCCGGCTGGGAAGTCTTGATTTCAGATCTCACTGAGAAGCTCGGTGAACCACGTCATTCTATTAATATTTATGTCCTCCCTAAAGCTACAATTTAGCCCTAATATTTACACTAAAGACAGCCTTCCAAGGAGTAGCGACAGCTAACGTTTATTCAGCACCTGTAAGTTCCAGAGACTCCTTCCACCCTTCACACCACCGCCTGGCACCCCAGAAAGGCCCATGAGGCAGTGTCGTGCGGtccccagggaaacagaactgaGGGGTCTTTCCAAGGACACACACGAGACAGCTGCAGACACATCCCGGAAAGCTGCCACCCCTGGCGTGGATGACTTCCCTTGCATTCAACGCGGACCCGAATACCAGGATCCCTCTGTCCCACCCTCCACTGCGGTGATGACCGCGTATGCGATCTCCAGCCTTTCGCTGTACGTACAGCTTTCTATGGGTGTACAAGATACAATTTGCACACACACCTTTTTCATAATTTTGAGTTATATCCTTAGAATAAATATTCAAGCGTTGTCCTGTCCTACACACAGTGCAGTGTCTCCCAACTCTAAGTTCTGACTGCAGCTGAGCTCTGCGGAAGGGGCTGCCCTGGACCCACTGGGGTGCACACACGCtccctgggggctgagaggtccTGTGGCCTGAGAAGGAATCTGGGTAAAGAAAGTCACTGAACAggcttccctggcaatccagtggttaagactccacgcttccactacaaggggcacgggttcgacccctggttggggaactaagatcccgcatgccgcacagcacagtcagaaaaaataaaaaacaaaaatcactgaACTACTTAAATTGCATGTCACTAATTTGACATAAATTTATTTGCAAACCCATGAGAAGTTACTGAGCTGAAAACGTGTGTGCCAATAACATCTGATCGCTTCACTTCCCAGCAGTCAGTCTAGCGCCAGATGCAAACTGTACGTGCAGACATGTGTGTGTGAACTACAAGGGGGTCAGCAGGTTTCCTTCAGCCGGCACCACTCACCTGCGTGGCAGATTCCCCAGTGAGCAGGTTGACCTCTTCCGGTTTGGGGACCATGTAGGTGGTCAGCGGGCTCACCAGGTGCACCTGCTTCCCGTCGTGCCAGGGCAGGACGCCGGCGTGATGGACAAAGATGTAGGCATACAGCGTCCCGTTGTTCCTGGTTTTCTTCGGAACAGAAACATTGACCGTCCTGCAACAAAACAAACGATGACTTCAACCATGCACACGTTATGTTGTGTGTGCACACAGAGTAGAGACTATGCAAATATTTCCATAAAAAATGTTGTTTCAAACCAAAGCCAACTAGTTTTAGCTGAGAAATACTGAAAACGAAACCCAGCTACCTGGACGTTACCGAGGTCCTGAGTGCGCACATTTATGGAACACACCCTGAAAGCACGGCAGCTGCCCAAAAGCCCAAAAGCCGAAAGGCCTGCATTCCGGGCGCTGAGGTCACAGGCTAAGGGGGCCAACACCAAACGTGTgtgccccgccccctgccccgcccccgtaGCAGCTCTCCGAGGGGCCATGGGCGGGCGGCTAGAGGATGTGTATCCTGCAAGACGCCACGCACCCCGGTGCTCACTCTGACGCCTCCCAGACAACCAAGAGGGAAGAAGAGAACTTGTGACAAACACATcatctttaaaattaaacttgCTAGAATTTAAGAAACTAGAACCATAGCTTAAATACAGCTTCAAAAAGTCACTCTACAGACGTCAACGTTTATCCTGCTTGCTCTGTTGTAAAGTTACATTTCACTTAATTATGATTTTCTGCTAAATTCTTCTCTCCGtccccctcccttttcccttctaGATGACGTAACTGAACCACTTCTGCCAGGAAAACACAAGTTGTTTTCTGTGGGAAACTGCGTGTGTAAGCTCTGTTCCCCATGTAGTCCCCACCATAATCCCCACTCCTCTGGAAGCTCCCCAGGGCCGCACTGTAACCCACAGCTGTCAGATGCTGGGTAAGCTACTTCCTAAAGGACAAACTCGGCATCTGCTACTTTCAAGTAAAACAAAGTCTGCTTGTGTGCGTGTCACACACGCCTGCAATGAAACGCTCTACCGTGCACGAGACGGCCGGTGATGCTTCTCCGTGGTACCCTCCTCACGCGCAGAACGCTGACCTGTCAACAATCTCAACGTCAATGACGCTTGCCTGTCACCCTGTCCACAACCACACCTTTCAAACTTGGACTCCACGTCAAAATCCTCCACGTTCAAGACCAGGTCCACGTTGTTCTCGGCACCCAGGTTGGACCGTGTGGTGGTGTACACGCTGAGCTGGAAAAGACATCAAGAAAGTCAGCTGGGCAAGGCCCCTGGCAGAAAGCACACAGAGACCTGACCAGCAACACAGGGAAAGGTGCATCTTAACTCCCCAAGGGACACAACTCCGATCGCTGACAGGAGGCTCTGGGACGCGCCTGCTGCAAAGGAACAACCTGCTAAAGTGTGTGGCTGGCCGATGAACGGGGCCGGGGTACAGGGACTCTGGACGCCTTGTGATGGGGTGAAGAGGGGCACGGGGGCCAGCGTGCGGGGTCAGGAGCTTTAGGATtcgggggcggggaggagaggaCTCAGCCCAGGCCCGGTCAGGTTCAGGTGCGGAGGGCCCGGCCCCGCCCAGCCCGAGGTCAGAGATCAGGTGCGAAGCCCCGCGCTCACCTGCAGCTTGGGCCTCCGCGCCAGGTAGGGCTGGATGCAGTTGCCGTCGCCGGCGCACGGGCGGGTGTAGACGATGCCATACATGACCCAGCAGGTGTGCACCACGTACACCACGAACACGCCCACGACCAGGCTAGTGAAGGAGCTGCGGCCGCTCCACATggcggcgccgccgccgccgccgccgcccggcccggcccgcctCGCAGCcgcgggccccgccgcccgcccgtcCGGCGCCCTGCCGGACGCTCCGGCCGCCGCCGCTCACGCGAGAGCCGCCGcgcgccgccgccaccgccgggGAAAGAACGCGCCGCGCGCCGCGGGCCGCCAGCCTCCCCGCAtgctcccgccgccgccgccgccgccgccgccgccgccgccgccgccgccgccgccgccgccgaccTGTCGCTCCGGGATTCGCCGGTGCGCCGCTTCCGGGCCCGCGCCGCCCGCCGGAAGTGGGCGCGCCGCGCGGCCCCCTGGGAAGCGTAGCCCCCCGCCGCCGCGCACGCGCGCACGCCTGCGTGAGTGGTGCGGCGCTGACGTCACCCGCCTGCGCCGTCCTCCCGGCGTACCCCGCGGGCTCCGGGCGCTGGGAATTCGGCGGGTCCGAGGGCACCTATGGGGCGGGGGCGTCAGGAGGGCGGGGGCGCAGGGCTCCCTAGCGCCGCCCCCACCGGAGAAGCTGGAGGGACCCTCGCCCCCGGGTCAAACGGCGAGGCGGCGTGTGAACGCGGAGGAGCCGGGCTGGAGACGCGGAGGGGGTGTGTGCTGTTCTCAGCCTTTCTCAGTCTGGCTTTATGTCAACgtgaaaaatggaagagaaaagaaataggcTCACAAAAGTCAGCGACCCTTTCCTGTTGATTTCCGTCATCTTTAAATATGAACCCCCAGAGGGGCGCCTTTGAAGGAAAACACAGCATTTCTAAATGAAAGGCCGAGGCCCTTGTCAACGAAAGTAATCGATAAACAatctataataaaaatagaaaagagttttatttgagccaaactgaggactagccCAGAAGCCCGCTTACCAGGTTTCCCTGAGAAACTGCTCCGGATAAGCATgattttcagcacagttttatatcttgtcagaacaaagaatatTAAACAAGTCAGAGAGAACATTTCTTCAAGGTTTTAATAAAAAGAACAGATCCGCACGTACACAGCGAATCAGTATGGCCTTGGCGCCTAGGAAGGGCTTCTTATCATCAAAGGAGGACCAGCATTGGCGTCCCAGGAAGAGCgccatttaatcttttttttttttttttaacatggacattcttgACTTCTGGTcaatatgtctttttttcctaataattagagcagatgtacaatgtatgtttgataggccacaaacaggctcTTTTAATTAGCATCAAATTCAAGTTAattcatgtataagccagaacgACTTCCCTATATCTCAATATGTgaacagttttggttttttttttttaaatcatcctcCAGTGCCTCCTAGGAGCCGAGGCTGCTGAGGGCTGGACCGGATCCTCAGTAGCTCCTGTTAGGGCCAGCCGCCCGCCCGCTAGAGGGAGAGCTCAGCTGGGGCTCCAGGGAGCGAGGGAACTCATTCCCCTTGTCCAGGCTTGATGGTGCTCATGTTTTCCTGTTGAAAGCTGCCCAGTTGGCCCCTGGAAGAGCACGTGCTCTTTCTGTTTGCATTAAAGAGTCCGTGGAATCAGGACCTTTGATTCACTGGAGCCTCCCATGCCCAGTGGCCAGCTCTCTGTGATGGAGAATGCGCCATCCTCATTTGCGTTCACATccacttctctcctctcctcttttccttctgtctCACAATCAAAAACATTGCTAAGCATTTATAGAAACAGTAGATGCTGTTAAAGACCCAATAAATTGCTCAGGGCTtcagagaagggggtgggggctCTCTGAGTAGATGGGAGAGTGATTTGCTGCTGCAGAGACGGTGGAGGGATGGAGGCCTCCCAGGAGCAAGGCATCAGGGGCGGAGTGCAGCGGTGGCTCTGGGTCACCCCCCTGGGATATGGGTCAGAGACTTAGGGGCATCAGAGACTTGTCCCTGCCTCTTACACCCTCATGTACTCACCCTCCCCTGTAGCATCTTCTTGTGGCCATGTTGGCTTCAGCCATTGGAATAGCGTGTAGCTGGACCCCCGTCTCCACCTTCCCCTCCAGCCTGCTCCCTGTTCAGCACACCTGCCCTCCTGTTGGAAACCCTTTGCTGACTCCTGTTACCCTGAGTATGAAATCCATCCTCCTTAGCAGGCTTACCAGCCCTTTGCCCTCAGCTGTCATGCGCTGTGCTCCTGCCACACTTGGGGAACACCTACAGGGCTGGGCTGCTCCACACCCCGCAGCTTTGCCCTCGGTGCTCTACTCTGTGCAGCGGAGGAAGGCATGCTATAGGCCTGTCAGTCTGCAGGGAACAAAGGCCAGCTCCAGTTGTGTGAGCCTACGAGGGGATGGGTGGGGTACCCAGGGCAGGGCATCTCACGGCATCCAGAGGCCAGGATACAGCCGGgcttcggggggggggggtgggggctctGGGGTGCAGCTTCAGATCCCTCTCCCAATCTCGCAGACTGAGTTTTGATCCAGTTTGAACTCTGTTCCAGTTGCAGCTAGTTATTGTTCTGCAGGGAGGAGAGCCGTCCCGCAGAGCTGGGTGTCCCGCTGTTTGTGCGTCCAGGAAATATGAAAAGGCCTTGGTGTGTGGGAGCTTGGGGCCCACACAGCTTCCAGACTCCAGGTCACGCCCTGTGTCGGATACCCAGCcctcctggtgaggatgtggctcCCACGGGGTTCTCTTTTCCGCCCACGAAAAATACTCAGTGTTGGAAAGTTACTCATAACGGCTCTCCTGTTTCTGAGCGGCCCTCCTGGTACTGGTTTGTAGGTGATATCTGGAGAACTTACTGTTGAGGGTGGGCATTTGGGTGGGGTCCCTCGAATGCTAATCACTTTCCTCCAGAGTGAGGCTTGTTCTCAGGGCCCCTCAGATGTCAGCCCCCGGGCGCTGCGTGAGATCAGATCTccagtgctcacacacacaccacacaggcCATCACAGCCGGTGCGCTGCGCTGTTTCCTCACGGGGTTGGGTCACCTGGAGAAAGAGGGGAAGCTGCTGCTGCGCCCAGGGCTGCAGGGAgctcccccccaccgccccgcccAAGGGCCTTTCTTTACTTCATTCATGGTAATTCCCAAGTCGAGCGGACTCCTGGTATGATCCCaagtttttaatcttattttttggCCCCAAGAACTACTCACCACGTCCCCGAGGATGAATAACTGTGGAAAGCCCTGGATGGAGGCCACAGACCCAGGTTCCCGGGATAAGGGAAGGGGCTGCCATCAGGGGGAGAAACCTCCTCCGTACCCCCTCACTTCCAGGTACGCCATGAAGTccattgttatttttgctttaaacagtcaactatattttaagtaaatttaaaatgagcaaagataCATTTTGTTTCTGTACATACACCTGTGCTCTTGGCTCTTGTGTACGTGTCCTGGCTTCTAGCTGGTGTTTATTCCTTTAGCCTCAGTAACTTCCGTTAGCATTCCTTGTTCTGCCAATCTGCTGGTGGTAAATTCTCTCAA includes:
- the CLPTM1L gene encoding lipid scramblase CLPTM1L isoform X2, whose translation is MWSGRSSFTSLVVGVFVVYVVHTCWVMYGIVYTRPCAGDGNCIQPYLARRPKLQLSVYTTTRSNLGAENNVDLVLNVEDFDVESKFERTVNVSVPKKTRNNGTLYAYIFVHHAGVLPWHDGKQVHLVSPLTTYMVPKPEEVNLLTGESATQQIEAEKRPTSALDEPVSHWRPRLTLNVMVDDFVFDGASLPADVHRYMKMVQLGEAVHYLPILFIDQLSNRVRDLMVINRSTTELPLTVSYDKISLGRLRFWIHMQDAVYSLQQFGFSEKDADEVKGIFVDTNLYFLALTFFVAAFHLLFDFLAFKNDISFWKKKKSMIGMSTKAVLWRCFSTVVIFLFLLDEQTSLLVLVPAGIGAAIELWKVKKALKMTVTWRGLRPTFQFGTYSESERRTEEYDTQAMKYLSYLLYPLCIGGAVYSLLNVRYKSWYSWLVSSFVNGVYAFGFLFMLPQLFVNYKMKSVAHLPWKAFTYKAFNTFIDDVFAFIITMPTSHRLACFRDDVVFLVYLYQRWLYPVDKSRVNEFGESYEGNPQRKPHAD
- the CLPTM1L gene encoding lipid scramblase CLPTM1L isoform X1 translates to MWSGRSSFTSLVVGVFVVYVVHTCWVMYGIVYTRPCAGDGNCIQPYLARRPKLQLSVYTTTRSNLGAENNVDLVLNVEDFDVESKFERTVNVSVPKKTRNNGTLYAYIFVHHAGVLPWHDGKQVHLVSPLTTYMVPKPEEVNLLTGESATQQQIEAEKRPTSALDEPVSHWRPRLTLNVMVDDFVFDGASLPADVHRYMKMVQLGEAVHYLPILFIDQLSNRVRDLMVINRSTTELPLTVSYDKISLGRLRFWIHMQDAVYSLQQFGFSEKDADEVKGIFVDTNLYFLALTFFVAAFHLLFDFLAFKNDISFWKKKKSMIGMSTKAVLWRCFSTVVIFLFLLDEQTSLLVLVPAGIGAAIELWKVKKALKMTVTWRGLRPTFQFGTYSESERRTEEYDTQAMKYLSYLLYPLCIGGAVYSLLNVRYKSWYSWLVSSFVNGVYAFGFLFMLPQLFVNYKMKSVAHLPWKAFTYKAFNTFIDDVFAFIITMPTSHRLACFRDDVVFLVYLYQRWLYPVDKSRVNEFGESYEGNPQRKPHAD